The Methanoplanus sp. FWC-SCC4 genome has a window encoding:
- a CDS encoding glutamate synthase-related protein: MTIGSTPVKYRIKIDQDLCMLCERCIENCSYGVFRREGQKIVPDFRKCTACHRCIAMCPRDAITLEEKPNDYRSHPLWTREAREAIYNQANSGRIILSGMGNAKDYPVIFDRLVLDACQVTNPSIDPLREPMELRTYIGKKPRKIEINTVKEGDYELKTKIAPNLKLETPVMIGHMSYGAISLNAQLAMAKAVNKVGTFMGTGEGGLHKDLYPYQNNMIVQIASGRFGVDINYLERGAAIEIKIGQGAKPGIGGHLPGEKVAEDVSKTRMIPLHSDAISPAPHHDIYSIEDLAQLVRSLKEATEWKKPVFVKIAAVHNVAAIAAGIAKSSADAVVIDGFRGGTGAAPRVFRDHVGIPVEAAIAAVDDKLREQGIRNEVSIIASGGLRDSADVTKAIALGADAVYIGTAALIAMGCRVCGSCYRGLCPWGIATQRPELVSRINTDEAAQNVENLINGWTLELAELMGAAGINSIESLRGNRDRLRGYLLDEGIMEVLDVKMIGA; this comes from the coding sequence ATGACAATCGGAAGCACACCTGTAAAATACAGGATAAAAATTGATCAGGATCTTTGCATGCTCTGTGAAAGATGTATTGAAAATTGTTCTTATGGAGTTTTCAGACGTGAAGGGCAGAAGATAGTTCCTGATTTTCGTAAGTGCACAGCATGCCACAGATGTATTGCAATGTGTCCCCGTGATGCCATAACCCTGGAAGAAAAACCCAATGATTACAGATCTCATCCTTTATGGACAAGAGAGGCAAGGGAAGCAATATACAACCAGGCAAATTCCGGAAGAATTATTCTTTCCGGAATGGGCAATGCAAAGGATTACCCTGTAATCTTTGACAGACTTGTTCTTGATGCATGTCAGGTTACTAATCCAAGCATTGATCCTTTAAGGGAACCGATGGAACTCAGGACGTACATTGGCAAAAAGCCCCGTAAAATTGAAATTAACACTGTGAAAGAAGGGGACTATGAATTAAAAACAAAGATTGCACCAAATCTGAAGCTTGAAACCCCTGTAATGATTGGTCACATGAGTTATGGTGCAATTTCCCTGAATGCACAGCTTGCTATGGCTAAAGCGGTTAATAAGGTTGGAACTTTCATGGGTACGGGAGAAGGAGGTCTTCACAAGGATCTCTATCCATACCAGAATAATATGATAGTTCAAATTGCATCCGGTCGTTTTGGAGTTGACATCAACTATCTCGAACGCGGGGCTGCAATAGAAATAAAGATTGGACAGGGCGCAAAACCCGGAATTGGTGGACACCTGCCGGGTGAAAAGGTTGCCGAGGATGTTTCAAAGACAAGGATGATACCGCTTCATAGTGATGCTATCAGTCCTGCACCTCATCATGATATATACAGTATTGAGGATCTTGCCCAGCTTGTCAGGAGTTTAAAGGAAGCAACAGAGTGGAAAAAACCGGTCTTTGTAAAGATTGCGGCTGTTCATAATGTTGCGGCTATTGCGGCAGGAATTGCAAAGTCTTCTGCTGATGCTGTTGTTATTGACGGCTTTAGGGGTGGAACAGGAGCCGCACCCCGTGTTTTCCGTGATCATGTGGGTATTCCTGTTGAAGCAGCTATTGCAGCAGTTGATGATAAGCTTCGTGAGCAGGGTATTCGTAATGAGGTCTCGATTATTGCAAGCGGCGGCCTGAGAGATAGTGCTGATGTAACAAAGGCGATTGCCCTTGGTGCGGATGCAGTCTACATAGGTACTGCAGCACTTATTGCAATGGGCTGCAGGGTTTGTGGTTCATGTTACCGTGGTCTTTGTCCGTGGGGAATTGCAACCCAGCGTCCTGAACTTGTCAGCCGGATTAATACAGATGAGGCTGCACAAAATGTTGAAAATCTGATAAACGGCTGGACTCTTGAACTTGCCGAACTTATGGGAGCTGCCGGAATCAATTCAATTGAGAGTCTTCGCGGGAATCGTGACAGGCTCCGTGGATACCTTCTCGATGAGGGGATAATGGAAGTACTCGATGTAAAAATGATAGGGGCCTGA
- a CDS encoding class II glutamine amidotransferase, with translation MCGIISVIDRSRNKMNGESIKNALSLMDERGSGEGAGYAVYGVYPEYADYYALHIFYDDLAEPKAAVEDLLEKWGKVEYDEEIPTYDQERLKKDHTPWRYFFKPDGSFFSGSTEEDSIIHIVNKINTEIDGALVFSSGKNIGIFKASGWPEDVANFYRIEDYEGYIWLAHNRYPTNTSGWWGGAHPFNLLDWSVIHNGEITSYGTNRRYIESFDYKCTMETDTEVVAYLADLLGRKHGLPEDLTVKALAPPFWDEIDKMSDDKKELYTALRMAYGPALMNGPFAIVIANAEGIIGFTDRIKLRPLVAAEAGDRLYISSEEAAIRRMENNLDRVWMPSAGEPVIGRFNK, from the coding sequence ATGTGTGGAATTATTAGTGTAATCGATCGCTCCCGAAATAAGATGAACGGTGAGTCGATTAAAAATGCGCTTTCTTTAATGGATGAAAGAGGCAGTGGTGAGGGTGCAGGATATGCTGTATATGGCGTATATCCCGAATATGCAGATTATTATGCACTCCATATTTTCTATGATGATCTGGCTGAACCAAAAGCCGCAGTAGAGGATCTGTTGGAAAAATGGGGCAAAGTGGAATATGATGAAGAAATCCCGACATATGACCAGGAGAGGCTTAAAAAGGACCACACTCCATGGAGATATTTCTTCAAACCGGATGGTTCGTTTTTTTCAGGTTCTACTGAAGAAGATTCGATAATTCACATTGTTAATAAGATCAATACTGAAATAGACGGTGCTTTGGTTTTCTCCTCCGGAAAGAACATTGGCATATTCAAAGCATCCGGATGGCCTGAAGATGTCGCTAACTTTTACAGAATTGAAGATTATGAGGGTTATATCTGGCTCGCACATAACAGGTATCCTACCAATACCTCCGGATGGTGGGGCGGTGCACATCCGTTTAACCTTCTGGACTGGAGTGTAATTCACAACGGGGAGATAACCTCCTATGGAACAAACCGGCGTTATATTGAGAGTTTTGATTATAAATGCACAATGGAAACCGATACTGAGGTTGTTGCATATCTCGCGGACCTCCTTGGAAGGAAACACGGACTTCCCGAAGATCTTACTGTAAAGGCACTTGCACCTCCTTTCTGGGATGAGATTGACAAGATGTCTGATGATAAGAAAGAATTGTACACTGCACTCAGGATGGCTTATGGTCCTGCCCTGATGAATGGTCCGTTTGCAATTGTTATTGCAAATGCTGAAGGAATAATTGGTTTTACAGACAGAATCAAGTTAAGACCGCTGGTTGCAGCAGAAGCCGGTGATCGTCTTTACATCTCGAGTGAAGAGGCTGCAATCAGAAGGATGGAAAATAATCTTGACCGTGTTTGGATGCCTTCTGCAGGGGAACCTGTTATCGGGAGGTTCAATAAATGA
- a CDS encoding ABC transporter ATP-binding protein has protein sequence MTNNSEPAIRLENVIKVYPLPSGDVTALKGINISIKKGEFVAIMGPSGSGKSTLLNQIGSLDVPTSGDLYIGGINIREMSDDELTEMRRDNIGFIFQKFNLIPLLSIYENVEYPLILQKRKRDSERKAEKLLEMVGLAGSIINHKPTEISGGQQQRVAIARALINDPKIILCDEPTGNLDSATSEQIMEILTRLNRQGKTVIMVTHDPETAGYATRTIVIRDGLVA, from the coding sequence ATGACAAACAATTCAGAACCGGCCATCAGGCTTGAAAATGTGATTAAGGTTTATCCCCTCCCCTCAGGAGATGTGACTGCCCTTAAAGGAATCAATATCTCAATTAAAAAAGGAGAGTTCGTTGCAATCATGGGTCCGTCAGGTTCCGGTAAATCAACTCTCCTAAACCAGATTGGAAGCCTCGATGTCCCCACATCAGGAGACCTCTACATAGGAGGCATCAATATCAGAGAGATGAGCGATGATGAATTAACTGAAATGAGAAGGGATAATATCGGGTTCATATTTCAAAAATTCAATCTGATTCCTCTGTTAAGCATCTATGAAAATGTGGAATATCCACTCATTCTCCAAAAGAGAAAAAGGGATTCGGAAAGAAAAGCGGAAAAACTTCTGGAAATGGTCGGACTTGCCGGTTCAATTATAAATCACAAACCCACCGAAATATCCGGAGGACAGCAGCAGCGTGTGGCAATCGCAAGGGCGCTAATAAACGATCCGAAAATTATCCTTTGTGACGAACCTACCGGAAACCTGGATTCTGCAACAAGCGAACAGATTATGGAAATATTAACGAGGTTAAACAGACAGGGCAAAACAGTAATAATGGTAACTCATGATCCTGAAACCGCCGGATATGCCACTCGGACAATTGTAATCAGAGACGGACTGGTAGCATGA
- a CDS encoding PEF-CTERM sorting domain-containing protein: MKQIKTILLVAIILMLIVPNASGAGFDKCSGALTGNSVYARSSMHYSIAPDSPQMMSSGLLSGLNVLVLGTNPYAMYESQRITGLGADVTYIVQPPKIKSLTLNDLENYDVIYIASNWGVVRRSLEEISSHLKSYVNNGGGLVVGQYNSRNTPYTPDFVPYEYTISDTYFPTQCGKIIVSPTHYISSGLNSDDMPDVYDRVPLSSLSTQYNIIAKHVSEEILSVATACYGEGRIVLENSLWTGRGTVCNDDSDIIIERIFYWASRGQCNGNTEIPGQVPVPEFPSMIIPAISIIGLTGFVIFIRKKGNY; encoded by the coding sequence GAAACAAATTAAAACAATTTTACTTGTCGCAATTATATTGATGCTTATTGTGCCAAATGCATCAGGAGCAGGTTTTGATAAATGTTCCGGAGCACTTACAGGGAATTCTGTATATGCACGTTCGTCAATGCATTATTCCATTGCACCGGATTCTCCGCAAATGATGAGTTCAGGACTTCTAAGCGGACTGAATGTACTTGTACTGGGGACAAACCCTTATGCAATGTATGAATCCCAGAGAATTACAGGTTTGGGAGCCGATGTAACATACATAGTTCAGCCACCAAAAATTAAGAGCCTTACTCTTAATGATCTGGAAAATTACGACGTAATATATATCGCATCAAACTGGGGAGTTGTAAGAAGATCGCTTGAAGAAATATCATCGCATTTGAAATCATATGTAAACAACGGCGGCGGACTTGTTGTTGGGCAATATAACTCTCGCAATACTCCTTACACACCCGATTTTGTACCATATGAATACACAATTTCTGACACATATTTTCCGACTCAATGCGGAAAAATAATTGTCAGCCCGACACACTATATCTCATCAGGCCTTAATTCAGATGATATGCCGGATGTATATGACAGAGTGCCACTGTCATCACTCAGTACGCAATACAATATCATTGCTAAACATGTTTCTGAAGAAATTCTGTCAGTTGCAACAGCATGCTATGGGGAGGGAAGAATTGTTCTGGAAAACAGCCTCTGGACCGGGAGAGGAACTGTCTGTAACGATGATTCTGACATAATAATTGAAAGAATATTTTACTGGGCATCCCGTGGCCAGTGTAACGGTAATACAGAAATCCCGGGCCAGGTTCCGGTACCTGAATTCCCATCAATGATAATACCTGCAATCAGTATAATCGGTTTGACAGGTTTTGTTATTTTTATTCGAAAAAAGGGTAATTATTGA
- a CDS encoding COG1361 family protein — protein MIKNKKRIFTILIFAMFFAAVPLVSASDISTIQTGSNAKDFISVTDVKVSPEVFMPGDSGTIKVTIQNTGINSVDINRAKIYSKDVSVMSDGEYDTVGSLGPGNKMDFTFTIKAKQSNGINYPDFYLDFSGSGSLNYPVPVKVEDKEILISVTEKPDTFSKGKKDKIILTIANPRENEINGINILPSSDSAEFSQTGRFIGSLKPDESKTIEFEITPENEGEAVFFANYKNGMNDHISKINIPLNFGKDKKSAEPVLNNIITEYGRMTGDITNSGLEEAKSVIVTVKEPAVPKEPYPVYVVGSLEPDDFSGFEITYDSNGESKIPLVVKYKDKDGNNYEFVQNINTDQSELTMAVSKNSQENSASAKAEQSGGSPIVLLILTAVVAGIGYCAVKKTGLLSKKRCKPE, from the coding sequence TTGATTAAAAATAAAAAAAGAATTTTCACCATTCTTATCTTTGCTATGTTTTTTGCGGCAGTACCTCTGGTCTCGGCATCTGATATTTCAACAATCCAGACCGGCAGCAATGCAAAAGACTTCATATCAGTTACTGATGTCAAAGTTTCACCTGAAGTCTTCATGCCGGGAGATTCCGGCACTATCAAAGTAACTATCCAAAACACAGGAATAAACAGTGTGGATATTAACCGTGCAAAAATTTACAGCAAAGATGTTTCGGTAATGTCTGACGGGGAATATGATACCGTAGGATCTCTCGGACCGGGAAACAAAATGGATTTCACATTTACAATAAAGGCAAAACAATCCAATGGAATCAATTACCCGGATTTTTATCTTGATTTTTCAGGAAGCGGAAGTCTGAATTATCCGGTTCCCGTAAAAGTTGAAGATAAAGAAATTCTCATTTCAGTCACGGAAAAACCGGATACATTCTCAAAAGGAAAAAAAGATAAAATCATTCTGACTATTGCAAATCCACGGGAAAATGAAATAAACGGGATAAACATACTACCCTCTTCAGACTCGGCAGAATTTTCACAGACAGGCAGATTTATTGGATCTCTAAAACCAGACGAGTCAAAAACAATAGAATTTGAGATTACACCTGAAAATGAAGGAGAAGCAGTTTTTTTTGCAAATTATAAAAACGGAATGAATGATCACATCTCAAAAATTAATATTCCACTGAATTTTGGAAAAGACAAAAAAAGTGCGGAACCTGTTTTAAACAACATAATCACAGAATACGGACGAATGACAGGAGATATTACAAACAGCGGACTTGAGGAAGCAAAATCGGTTATAGTAACAGTAAAAGAACCGGCAGTTCCAAAAGAGCCGTACCCCGTATATGTTGTAGGATCGCTCGAACCGGACGATTTCTCAGGATTTGAAATTACTTATGACTCCAATGGAGAATCAAAAATCCCGCTGGTTGTAAAATACAAAGATAAAGACGGCAACAACTATGAATTTGTTCAAAATATCAACACAGACCAGTCAGAACTAACAATGGCTGTATCTAAAAATTCACAGGAAAATTCTGCATCAGCCAAAGCCGAACAAAGCGGAGGATCTCCAATAGTTCTGCTCATCTTAACGGCAGTAGTTGCTGGTATCGGGTACTGTGCTGTAAAAAAAACCGGGTTACTAAGTAAAAAAAGGTGTAAACCCGAATGA
- a CDS encoding ammonium transporter: MINSGDTAFIIICTAMVMLMTPAVGLFYGGMVRKKSIISMIAIAFIAFAIVCIQWVLFGYSLAFGTDIGGFIGGLDYVGLSGVGLDGDGIPDILFMVFQMVFAGLTLAILTSGFAERVKLSAFILFGLLWTTLVYDPLAHWAWGGGWASQLGALDFAGGTVVHISSGFGALAAALVIGKRLGFGQDSMEPSNIPLTLLGGALLWFGWFGFNAGSELAADGIAANAFVVTIVAASAGALAWMGASWIYGKPSSLGMISGAIAGLVAITPACGFVDSISAIFIGIIAGLICYGALLFRVRKGLDESLDAWAIHGVGGFWGAIATGIFCIAAIGGVDGLIYGNVNQFIIQTIDAFAAMAYAFIVTYILALVVDKTIGLRVDEDEEYVGLDISQHGESIHT; the protein is encoded by the coding sequence ATGATTAACAGTGGAGATACCGCATTTATCATCATCTGTACAGCAATGGTAATGCTGATGACACCTGCTGTCGGGCTGTTCTACGGAGGAATGGTTCGAAAAAAGAGCATCATCTCAATGATTGCAATAGCATTCATCGCATTTGCCATAGTCTGTATACAATGGGTATTATTTGGATACTCGCTTGCATTTGGAACCGATATAGGCGGATTCATAGGAGGGCTGGATTATGTCGGCCTTTCGGGAGTTGGACTTGACGGAGACGGGATACCGGACATCCTGTTCATGGTCTTCCAGATGGTCTTTGCAGGACTTACGCTTGCAATATTGACATCAGGATTTGCAGAACGTGTAAAACTAAGTGCATTCATATTATTCGGATTGCTCTGGACAACACTTGTTTACGATCCGCTTGCACACTGGGCATGGGGCGGAGGATGGGCTTCACAACTAGGAGCTCTTGACTTTGCAGGAGGAACAGTGGTTCACATAAGTTCCGGATTCGGAGCACTTGCTGCAGCACTTGTTATAGGGAAACGTCTTGGATTCGGACAGGATTCAATGGAACCTTCCAACATTCCTTTAACTCTGCTGGGTGGTGCACTGCTGTGGTTTGGATGGTTTGGATTCAACGCAGGAAGTGAGCTTGCAGCAGACGGAATTGCAGCAAATGCTTTTGTTGTAACAATCGTCGCAGCATCGGCAGGTGCACTTGCATGGATGGGAGCATCATGGATTTATGGAAAACCAAGTTCGCTTGGGATGATCTCAGGTGCAATTGCAGGCCTTGTTGCAATCACCCCCGCCTGTGGATTTGTTGATTCAATCTCAGCCATATTCATAGGAATTATTGCCGGATTAATCTGTTACGGAGCACTCCTGTTCCGTGTCAGAAAAGGCCTTGATGAATCACTTGACGCATGGGCCATCCATGGAGTCGGAGGATTCTGGGGAGCCATTGCAACAGGAATATTCTGTATTGCAGCAATCGGAGGTGTAGACGGGTTAATTTACGGAAACGTAAATCAGTTCATCATTCAGACAATAGATGCATTTGCAGCAATGGCATACGCATTCATTGTAACATACATACTTGCATTAGTAGTAGACAAGACAATAGGTCTGCGTGTAGATGAGGATGAAGAATATGTGGGTCTTGATATCTCACAACATGGGGAATCAATCCATACATGA
- a CDS encoding P-II family nitrogen regulator: protein MKKIEAIIRPEKLERVSDALIEGGHHAMTVTEVRGRGAQKGIALQFRGKEIIVDLIPKVKIEMVVEDKDVEAIISIIKNKAHTGKNGDGKIFTYNVDSCTSVRN from the coding sequence ATGAAGAAAATCGAAGCAATCATACGGCCGGAAAAACTCGAACGTGTTTCTGACGCACTTATCGAAGGCGGACATCACGCGATGACTGTAACTGAAGTAAGGGGACGGGGAGCCCAGAAGGGAATTGCACTCCAGTTCAGAGGAAAAGAAATAATTGTAGATCTCATCCCTAAAGTGAAAATCGAAATGGTTGTCGAGGACAAGGATGTTGAAGCCATTATATCAATCATAAAAAATAAAGCCCATACAGGCAAAAACGGAGACGGAAAGATCTTCACTTACAATGTAGACAGCTGCACAAGTGTGAGAAATTAA
- a CDS encoding GltB/FmdC/FwdC-like GXGXG domain-containing protein, whose protein sequence is MPDTITIDAKDMHYTPLNKKIREAVNDGAKEIIIENVLGQRFIGNGLRGDDVEIKVKGVPGGDIAMFMSGPHVTVYGNCDHAPGNTMDAGVLVIHGSSGDATAHSMRGGEVYVRDDIGYRGGIHMKAYHEKRPVLVVGGQAKAFLGEYMAGGILIVLGMNQDFAVNERGIGSGIHGGMIFVRGDVDENLLGIGAKKEQADMDDLKTIRIYIEKFADYFGFDSDEILKSGFTKIVPASARPFANKYCWE, encoded by the coding sequence ATGCCTGATACAATTACAATTGATGCCAAAGATATGCATTACACACCTCTAAACAAAAAAATACGTGAGGCTGTGAATGATGGTGCAAAGGAAATAATTATTGAAAATGTTCTCGGCCAGAGATTTATCGGTAATGGCCTTCGCGGCGATGATGTCGAGATAAAAGTTAAAGGTGTCCCCGGAGGGGATATTGCAATGTTCATGAGCGGTCCTCATGTTACAGTTTACGGTAACTGTGATCATGCGCCCGGGAATACCATGGATGCAGGTGTTTTGGTAATTCATGGAAGTTCCGGCGATGCCACTGCTCACAGCATGAGGGGCGGAGAGGTTTATGTCCGTGACGATATAGGATACCGCGGTGGTATTCACATGAAAGCTTACCACGAAAAAAGGCCAGTTCTGGTTGTCGGAGGTCAGGCAAAAGCATTTCTTGGTGAATATATGGCCGGTGGTATTTTGATAGTGCTGGGTATGAATCAGGATTTTGCTGTTAACGAAAGAGGAATTGGAAGCGGAATTCATGGTGGAATGATCTTTGTCAGGGGGGATGTGGATGAAAATTTGTTGGGCATTGGTGCGAAGAAGGAGCAGGCAGATATGGATGATTTAAAAACAATCAGAATTTATATCGAAAAATTTGCTGATTACTTTGGTTTTGATTCTGATGAAATTCTAAAATCAGGATTTACAAAGATTGTTCCTGCAAGTGCAAGGCCTTTTGCAAACAAATACTGCTGGGAGTGA
- a CDS encoding Coenzyme F420 hydrogenase/dehydrogenase, beta subunit C-terminal domain: protein MSGINFEKLKKEVWDRDNCSGCGACVAVCPADAIVFLDNDKSHPVNTGYCKDLNDNVPCGACYSVCPRTDSANIKGSMMGDFLEIKAAKSAYEVSGKQSGGAVTAILSNALDKGFIDAVVTVSEDKWNHKPKSVVITSKEAMIYSAGSRYNWWIPTLFALKEAVFKKKYANIAVIGTPCAVSALRLMKESDNDLLKPFGKSIRLIFGLFCTETFDYESLVEGKLKNEFGIEAWEIERLDVKGRLEVTLTDGTKNDISLKDLEGCIRKGCLSCTDLTAVDSDISAGAIGSPEGYTTIVVRTEEGKGFLTSAVNSGNLVLSDDVDLGPIERLAEKKAKRG, encoded by the coding sequence ATGTCAGGAATTAATTTTGAGAAATTAAAAAAAGAGGTCTGGGACAGGGATAATTGTTCAGGATGTGGTGCATGTGTTGCAGTCTGTCCTGCAGATGCAATAGTATTTTTGGACAATGATAAGTCACATCCTGTAAATACCGGGTATTGTAAGGATTTGAATGATAATGTGCCCTGTGGTGCATGTTATTCAGTTTGTCCGAGAACTGATTCTGCCAATATTAAAGGAAGTATGATGGGTGATTTCCTTGAAATAAAAGCTGCAAAATCCGCATATGAAGTATCAGGTAAACAAAGCGGAGGAGCGGTTACTGCCATTTTGTCTAATGCACTTGATAAAGGATTTATTGATGCTGTTGTAACTGTTTCCGAGGACAAGTGGAATCATAAACCAAAATCAGTTGTAATAACATCAAAAGAGGCTATGATTTATAGTGCGGGAAGCCGCTACAACTGGTGGATACCTACTCTTTTTGCATTAAAGGAAGCTGTTTTCAAGAAAAAATATGCAAATATAGCTGTTATCGGAACTCCCTGTGCAGTTTCTGCTTTGAGGCTTATGAAAGAGAGCGACAATGATCTCTTAAAGCCCTTTGGAAAATCAATCAGGCTTATATTTGGTCTATTCTGTACAGAGACTTTTGATTATGAAAGTCTTGTTGAAGGAAAACTCAAAAATGAGTTTGGAATAGAGGCCTGGGAGATTGAAAGACTGGATGTTAAAGGCAGGCTTGAGGTAACTTTAACTGACGGAACAAAGAATGATATTTCCCTTAAAGATCTTGAAGGCTGCATAAGAAAGGGCTGTCTGTCGTGCACAGATTTAACGGCGGTTGATTCTGATATCTCAGCTGGTGCAATCGGAAGTCCTGAAGGATATACAACCATTGTTGTCAGGACTGAGGAAGGGAAGGGATTTTTGACAAGTGCTGTTAATTCCGGAAATCTTGTTTTAAGTGACGATGTCGATTTAGGTCCTATTGAAAGACTTGCTGAAAAAAAGGCAAAAAGGGGATAA